The DNA window TGCTTCTTGTCCCCTTACTGCtgataactccacacacacacacacacacacacacacacacagagtaaaccacagcacacaaacactccCACCCCCCTCAGTGAAGTCCACACTCCTCCACTCCATTCAGTGCCTAAACAACCCATAAACTCCAGAGGTGTCCAGCAGTTGAACGCCTATCAAACTCCAGTGGACAGTAACTTGAGGGACATGTAAAAAACAACCCTTATCATTGAtatagaataaaatattgaggagatataaaacatattgaggaaaatatatatatataatttagagAAGACTTAAGcaaaactttttaaacattaaaagacTGAATGATTTTTGTGATTATACCTTAAATCTCCATCACAAAAACAACGCCCAACACCAGGGACATGTCCGATGaataaaaaccttgaaaaatgtatataataattTGGAGTGGACTTCCTTATGTTTAACATTTGAAAAGTTAATTATTTCATAGGATTTACAGAAATTATATTGTTAccatttttacataaatacagTGATCAGTACCAGGGACGCAAAAGGCACCGAATTGTAGGAATGACACCCGACCTGCACGTGGATTCATTTGAACACGTGtggccacaaacacacattagcaCCACTGAGCGCTGGAAaatggcagagaaacagatgacaGCATGTGCTAAAGAAATGAAAGTCAGTGGCAGAGATGGTattcaaaaaaatattcaattgGATCAAGCCAGAGGACAAACCAGGGTAAATATCGAGcttcggggggggggggagggggggggggtgcgccacacattcactcacacacacacaccaacggacacttttgagtcgccaatccacctaccaacgtgtgtttttggactgtgggaggaaaccggagcacccggaggaaacccacgcagacacatggagaacacaccacactcctcacagacaatcacccggaggaaacccacacagacacagggagaacacaccacactcctcacagacagtcacccggaggaaacccacgcagacacagggagaacacaccacactcctcacagacagtcacccggaggaaacccaagcagacacagggagaacacaccacactcctcacagacagtcacccggaggaaacccacgcagacacagggagaacacaccacactcctcacagacagtcacccggaggaaacccacgcagacacagggagaacacaccacactcctcacagacagtcacccggaggaaacccacgcagacacagggagaacacaccacactcctcacagacaatcaccctgaggaaacccacacagacacagggagaacacaccacactcctcacagacagtcacccggaggaaacccacgcagacacagggagaacacaccacactcctcacagacaatcaccctgaggaaacccacacagacacagagagaacacaccacactcctcacagacagtcacccggaggaaacccacgcagacacagggagaacacaccacactcctcacagacagtcacccggaggaaacccacacagacacagggagaacacaccacactcctcacagacagtcacccggaggaaacccacgcagacacagggagaacacaccacactcctcacagacaatcaccctgaggaaacccacacagacacagggagaacacaccacactcctcacagacagtcacccggaggaaacccacgcagacacagggagaacacaccacactcctcacagacagtcacccggaggaaacccacgcagacacagggagaacacaccacactcctcacagacagtcacccggaggaaacccacgcagacacagggagaacacaccacactcctcacagacaatcacccggaggaaacccacgcagacacagggagaacacaccacactcctcacagacaaccacccggaggaaacccacgcagatacagggagaacaccacactcctcaccgacagtttAAAACCTAATTGTTAGGGTGTTTCTGTGCCATTTcatgttcaagttcaagtttattgtcatttcagcagtatacagtgtttacagtacacagtgaaacgaaatagcgttcctccaggacaaaggtgctacataaaacaatacacaacattaaggtgcaactagtgcaaagctagtacaacataaaacagtgcacacgcattaaagtgcaaaagacatggctaagaaaatacaaaacaatatccatacaatacaatacaatgggagggggggggggctgagggagagagacactgcaatttaaagtgttgAGTAATGCAATAAcgcaaaatgaataaataaacattaaaataaaatattacattcttGAGTCAGCAGTCGATGGCTCTTGTtgtaggaaacaattttattactttatgtttgtggacaaatatccttaaatgatgattagtaaaattaagcatttatatgaatgactaaccagcattaaatttatgtagcatttacacatgtagtAAACATTTTAGATTCTGCACGACTAACTGGCATGATGACTCACGTGATATTTACACCTTCTTAATTCTTAAACCTGTAACCTTGAACAGACGTGCACTTTAGGCTTTTAGCACACTGACATCAATCACAAGTGTTAGTCAggagggctgaagtgtaggggcatGCTGTTGACCTTGAAGTGCATTAGTGTCTCCCTAAATTTTCCTCATGGGAGAGGAGGCTTGGGAAAGAAAAGGTCCATTGTCAGTCGGGCTATGATGAATGTTTTTGGGGTCACGGGATGCATGTGAAACTTGCACGCGAAGAGCTGAGTAATAAcatgtgaaattatgcatattaatatatgctaaTCAGCCAGACACGCCTCACCAGCAGGGGACacgtcatatggggtataactgtggagtcagatctGGGAGAGGTCAGAACTTTACGTGGAAGGGGCATTAAACTTTctcatgtattagttctcctggatccagtattgttaaataaatactttgatttgctttgaacttcactcgactggtttctGCGACTCTTCTGGAACGAACACgtctccccgaagagggagggtgtattttggaccttttggagattttctaaattttaattactttgagaacggtccaaaagaacatttttatcttcactcTTCACAGATACAGCATTCGTAGAAAGTAGCATCATAATAGCGCCagattgtttttactgaaatctaaagatgaaaaataaaagtttcaattaggactaggaaatacacataaaattataaattacatattGTACTTTACTTACGGGGGAAGAGCTTCATCATCAGTGGATGTGTTCAAGTAGGAGGTGTCTCCAGTTCATAACTGATTTGGACGCTTGACTAAAGAGATACGAAAATTTTCatgaataacattataaaatacatattatatatatatatatatatatatatatatatatatatatatatatatatttacttacccTAAGGACTTAGTCTTGGAGCTTGTAAAATATTAgcttctaaaaataaataaataaatacataaaatattttttaaatgaaatataaaataatattcttaaattaatCTTATTTTCCGTGATAAATTACAGAATGTCAGTTCTTACCTGTAGATTTTGGTTCCTGTCCGAGCTGTACGTCAGTGTGTAATGTATAAATTTTGAGAGCTAATGAGTATAGAACGCCGTTGGGCTcaaaacgtgtgaacacatgcgccttaacacgttattaaaattTCGCATGTTAACAcataaaattttgtcgtgataacgtgaccaaaaatgACACGTTTACACTCTTCTTAaagttttcgccaatgggaggcctcaaatccgggcgtacttacatattcatgataagatttacatcacacactgtagctgacatgaaacataaatcctttctgaacgtagtccctacgtttcatctgaattattcataacatagcgagcaaagcactgacctatggctacgttgagccctacgtgagcagtgtgaagacagcaatattagtaagatGATCCCCATAacaactggaagtttatttttcacaataaaagtctCTGGTGTTTAATACCTTAccatttgtaaacatgcatattattatataacttcattcataagaTGCTCTAaatcttttcataattttatatcaaacaaacatcactctcacactgtgtgtgacacatacagAGGCAAAATTCATTCAGATTGATAAATGAtatgcattcttttaatagcatactgctaaacaatacagtgtcaatacaaacccttagtgaaattaacttttcagatcctcctctttctgtaaacatgtataatatgtttaaagataTATTAAtgtactcatgttttatttaattacgtGTATCtacttttatatatacattaaaaacttATAGGTTAGTTTTTGAAggttaaatctccttcaaaatggaTTTGaacaaaaaatctgaattaaaaaatggcattttttcagcaataaattctgtggtggttgaagtgaggggtttatatatatataaacaaacgttcaacaatataatgtattatatttaaatatgtataatgtttatacaaaatctcataaaaaacattgttcagaacattaaacactggaatttccgttatttggtaagttaaggctttatgttgtttcagcagtAACGCAATTAACCAGTAGGTGACAGTAAAgaatcatgattcacgaaaaaCACATACGCGTATTCACAACGCGTTAACACGTAAATACCTTagcgtgttaacacgaaattatacgctacgtgtaaacacggagaatccaacacgtttagagaccaacggcgTTCCATACATAAATAAACTCCTAGATATACTGAGTCACTGATCGTAAACTATCTGACGTACAGCGAGGAGGgggttttgggggggggggggggggggcagcgttaagacatcttcaaatgtcatttttatcaaATGAAAACAGTATGTTTAGACCATTTTTTGAACGGGGGAGAAAATTAATGATTGTAAAACCATTTTTAATCGCTAAAACACTATTAATCATTTAGAACTTGGagttaaaaaattataattttactgtgtgtgtgtatcgtgACCGTTTGGTGCGGGTGGGAGACCATTGGGGCGATTCCTGTAATGAAACAGCGCGTGcgcgtatgtgtgtgcgcgataaagagggggggggggtgttcgcTTATGTATGCGCGCGATAAAGGGGTTCATCGTGCAGGGGTGGTAGATCGTTAGCGATTATCGTAGGGCGTGTGCGCATGAGAAAGCGTAGGTCGTGACTTGGTACCTGTGATAAAACAGAGCGTGTGCGCGCATGTGTGCACGATaaagggggggaggggggtgtcgCGTATGTGAGTGCGCGATAAAGGGGTTCATCGTGTGGGGGTGGTAGGTCGTTAGCGATTATGGTAGCGCGTGTGCGTGTGAGAAAGGTAGGTCGTGAcgggagtgtggggtgttctccctgtgtctgcgtgggtttcctccaggtgactgtctgtgaggagtgtggtgtgttctctctgtgtctgcgtgggtttcctccgggtgactgtctgtgaggagtgtggtgtgttctctctgtgtctgcgtgggtttcctccgggtgactgtctgtgaggagtgtggtgtgttttccctgtgtctgcgtgtgaggagtgtggtgtgttcgtgggtttcctccgggtgctccgatttcctcccacagtccaaaaacacacgttggtaggtggattggcgactcaaaagtgtccgtaggtgtgagtgtgtgttgccctgtgaaggactggcgccccctccagagtgtattcccgccttgcgcccaatgattccaggtaggctctggacccaccgcgaccctgaactggataagggttacagacaatgaatgaatgaatgaactcttgtggtaaaatatcatttttttccccacttaatccatttcaaGGTTGTGTTGGCAACAGGAAAATGAAGAAGCCCAGGTGTTTCTGTCCAGCACAGCTTCCACCACCTCCCCCAGGGTGAGAGAAACAGTATATCTTTTTACTCTTCTTAGTCTCCCCCTCCCCATCTCCTCTTTGCACAGAGGTGATAACTGTCCCTTTATCTTGTCCTCTCCTTTCTTCATTTGTACCCTTTTATCTCACCCTCCTCAAACCGCTCTTCTTCCTCCTATTCCCTTCTCCCACTTCTCCAACGTATACAAGGCCCTCttcctaaaatatttggtgcTATACTGGACTGGGCACGGGGTGAACCAGGTATAGACTGTACTAGTGACCAACTGATGACCAACTGATGCTTTAATGCATGCATGTGTAGAAACCCCAGAATCTGACCCTCCATTCTCCAACCTCCAGAAAACCCAGTGACTGACTATGATCGGTCCAGCTGTAGTCATACACgactctgtgtatgtgtaaataaactccagtctcctgacttTCTTACAAGGGGCAAGGAGGAACCCCCAAAGCCAGCTGGGaaatataatccctccagcaaCCCACCAGATTACTGCCACTTGTATTCACAATCTGGTTTTTTCAGTCATCACCCGAAGCTCATGACCACGTGACGGTGGGAACACAGACTGACCCCAAAACTGAGAGCTTTGTTTTATGGCTCAGCTTCAGTTTTCCGATCATGATCCAGGACAGTGTCCACATTCATAGAATTATTAACTCAACCACAGGACGAAGATCCACTTCTTATAAAGGCTCACCAATTAGTCAAACATGTGGTAATTAGATACTCAGGAGGTTAAAAGGTGCATATCTGGGGATTGATGGATAGAGAGGATTGTGGTTATCAGAGATGTCAGTGTTTCGTCCTGCTGTTTACCTCGGGAAGCCCTGTCTGTGCTCCCTTTTTTAGATACGCTGTTTTAATGAGGTCTGCTGGAGCTACGATGCACACTCTAATCTATCTTATAATGTTCAGTCACCCAGAATCAAATATCAGACCTGTGTACCTTTCCCTGCTGAGCACTCCTGTCCGTCCGAGGTGTGTGTCCTCACCTGCCTGTCGTTTGACCAGCTCTGACCATGAGACAGCACCAACACGTCCCTTAGATCATGCTTCATCTTTCTGGATTCCTGCTCCGGAGTGTTTTACAAGCGACTGAGAATCTGACTTCTGTAACTGGGCTTTGACCAAAATTGTTCACTCAACTGCTTCAGACTGTCCTTTTTTTACACAGCAATTTATGCATTAGACAGATAGACCCTCATAAGATCTCTATAATGCTTCATGTGtattgttttctgtttaaaaactgcCATGTGTCTACACACGGTGTccaccagaggaggatgggttcccctgTAGATTTCTACCTACTCTCAGGGACTGGGGCTCACATGGGGCTAGGACCCAGAATCGTATAAAACTTTTCTGTGACGAAACCAGTTGTAAACATTGTTCTATAAATAAAGCTGAATTTAATAATTCAAGTCGCCTCAGTGCCctgatattttacaaataaaccaTTAATTACATTTGCTCAGAAATGGGAAAGAACCCTATTGTTCTCTAAAGAAttaaattagcattagcattctCTAAAGAATTAAGTAGCATTAGCTACCTAAATTAACATTTAGATGAAGTAATGAAACAACATCTTCTGGTAACTATCATCAAAATCACAGAGGGCTTTTCCTGCTTGAAGCAGttttttatgattatttaaaaaaaaaattaattttattattattgtagaaatttcccttttatttttgtCACCAAAAATTTGACTTCTATTACAATGTTAGTCAAATAACAGCACAACAGCATTtctccaaaaatgtaaaaaatatattgtaaaaaaGACAAGTAACAACAAAATACAGCTTcaacaacacagcagcaaatGTGTAAACTTCAAAAACAGGATTTAAACATACAAAATATTACAGGTTTATTCACATAGCACCTGGAATACAGAAATACTGTGTGTCAGAAACTGGAAAgactgtattcattcattcaaaaacattcatttctgACGGTGTAAGGTTTGATGAATACAGTGTGGGACCAGCCTCGTTATTAGCttcaaaggaacactatgtagatATTTTTGCCTtgaaataacagcttcaaaaatcACAGTGACGTTCCATGgagctgtaatatggagaacagagcctctgcggCCGATACTCCAAGTTCAAGCATTGCAGAAACCACACTGTGTACATTctggaggagggagagaaacCACCCCTTTCCCTCCCCCTTGTTTTCAGGACAGTGCCGtgttacactctgcaactgtaggtgaagcccaggagcaaaaacaccaaatcttacgTAGCGTGCCTTTAACGCTAATGAAGTTATTAATTACAGGATTTTTAGAAAGGCATTACTGGCCTATAGACTAAGAACAACTGCTACAGACTTATTTGTCCCAGACAAACATCTAAGTAATGCACAATATTGGAATCATATCAGTACAGACTTATTCCAGCATAAAAATACTTTAATGTGTAattctacaaaaataaacagatcaaCCAGAACATTAGAAGGACTTCTACATAATAATGAAATACTTTTGCAAGTGGAACCAAttttagttaattttttttccatttttatcaACATACATGTCCTTGTAGTTATCAACATTAGCTCAAAAACGTCCACGTCAGTGTATCCcttaaatatatttgactttTAGGGTCCAAGCTTAAAGTTCTCACATAGTGAGTACTTCGTGATCAATGTGTTGAAGCACATTTCTGAAAATCTATGCACAAGCCAAATAATCAGTAACTGTAGACTCCAACTTTTTGGGAACTTGTGTTTTCTTCTGTACTCTTCAGGCCTTTTGTTAAGAATCAGAATCTGAATCAGAAATACTGCACCGCTTTGGTTTTCTCTGAGATTTGAATAGagctctctctttcattttttgtttctgCATTTCTATTCTTTTCATGAGCTCCTTCTCACACTCTTTTCTGAATTTCTTACAGGAAGTGGAATTTGTTTTTGGCACAAATGAGTTTCTCCACTGGTTGTAGACCTTTTCTTTGGCTGAAGGCATGCTGCTGTAGTTCTTCCCAGAGTTATCAGCAGCAGAAACTGTGATGTGAACAGGAACGGAAGGGAATTTTTGGCAGTCTTGGAATCGATGAAAAAAATCTCTCTTACAATCCCGGGACCCATACAACAAAAATTTAACaagctttttgtttttattttgcccGGCTTCTTTTAAAGGGTCTAGGTCGTGATGTTGACTTGCAGCTGACTTCTCAATGACTTTTGATGCATGAGGCTTAATAGAAAATGTTTTCTCTTTACAATTAGCACCAGTTTGAGTGAAGCGTTTGGTCACTTGGATTGTGGTCTTAATTGGAGGCCGTTTTTCTTCTTTACcactttcttttcctttccttttaactCTGGACCTATGCCCATCGACAGTAGAAGCAGAGCTCTGAACTCTAGAATGCTGTTTATGGGAGCCAGTCTTCACCATGCCCAGTCTGAAGAGATCATCATCAACTTTGGACTCTCCCAGTGTTTTGGAGTGCTTCCGCTTTTTACATGGAGGATGCTTTGATGAAGAGTTGCTATGGATAATTTTTTTGGTCAGGGATGGCCTCACTTGTTGTGATTGTGGGGGGGCCTTCGGCAACTCTACTCCAGGCTTTTCACTCTCAAGGGAAACAGCTCTAGTTGGTTCTTGAACTGATCGTATTCTTGGTACACTTGGTTCAACAGGGGCTATTGTCATTTCACAATCATTAACCCGTGGGTTAAACACGACTGCGTCACTAATCCTGCCAGTGACTGGACATGAAGTCTGCACGGGATCTTGTGTTTGCTCACCAGGCTGTGGACTACTTCTCTCATcaagtggttttaaagggatTGTGACTGGAGATTCATCCTCATTTTGAGTGGACTGAGAGTCATCCAGGTTTACATCAAGCAAAGGTGTCTGTTCCCAACACTTGGTGCAGAAATGAACATCATCCGAGATTATATCAGTCACGTGAGGGCAAGTGAATTTGACACGAACAGGTGGTGTCACTGCTTTAGTAGACAGATTGTCCGGCTGACTGAGAGAAGGCATGTTTAGTGGATGTTTAGTGGAATGCTTCAGTTTGTTGCATTTGTTGAAGATTTCTTTGGCACCATCAGGTGAGAGAACTATGAAGTCAATCTGCAGAGAATCACTGGAGCAGTCTGCATCAGAAATATTTTGTTTCTCACAGCTGTTGCCATCATTTTCAAGTGGATCAAAATCACTTAAAAGTAATGGAGAGGCAGAAATTTCTGTAGGCGTTTGGTCGTTGCCAGTTTGCACCTTTTGTTCAAGAAGATCACTAGGGTTGGACTTTGGGATCAAAGGTGGGGACACCACATACTTTCCTGAGTCTTTGTGGTCTTTGGTTTTGTATTCTTCTTTTTGGATGCTCTTAATCTGTCCACCTGACATCTTGGTTTCAGGCACTACATCTGGTCTATGATCTACAGGACTCAAAGTAACAGTCTCTGATGTAGCCACTGATAATTCCTTTTGGGTAGACACAACCAGGTCCTCAGCATCAGTTCCAATGGTTTGTACCAAGCTATCAACAGAATTCACAGGAATGTTCTCTGGTGTTTCCATTGATGCGTCCGTTTGCATGGACACAACCAGGTCCTCAGCATCAGTTCCAATGGTTTGTACCAAGCTATCAACAGAATTCACAGGAATGTTCTCTGGTGTTTCCATTGATGCGTCCGTTTGCGTGGACACAACCAGGTCCTCTGCATCAGTTCCAATGGTTTGTACCAAGCTATCAACAGAATTCacaggaatgttgtctggtgTTTCCATTGATGTGTCCGTTTGCATGGACACAACCAGGTCCTCAGCATCAGTTCCAATGGTTTGTACCAAGCTATTAACAGAATTCACAGGAATGTTCTCTGGTGTTTCCATTGATGCGTCCGTTTGCGTGGACACGTCCAGGTCCTCTGCATTAGTTCCACTGTTTTGAACCTCATGGTCTACAGAACTCAAAGCAATATCCTCTGATGTTGCCACTGATGATTCCTTTTGGGTGGACACAACCAGGCCCTCAGCATCATTTCGACTAACCTCAACAAGGTTACTGGCAGTATTCACAGGATCAAACTTCCCCCATGTAAAGTCATAGTTGGAAAGAGGTTCAGCAAGGACCTTATCTATATCTGCTGGCATTCCTTCAATCTTCCACCATGGCCTGAACTGAGCCGGCGATGTTACGTCGCTTTCCAGAATACGTAAAATTGGTGAAAGCTTTCTAAAAACTTCAGGTTCAAGGAATCGAAATACTACATCCTTGTCTTCTTTCATACCAAATTCATACACAGAAGATGATATTGTTTGGATAGTAAAAGTCCGTAAAAATTTCATCAGGTTTCTAACATCTCCACCCCAGTAAAGATCAATTATACTCTGCCTAGCATCTGCTGGTGtcttcttttctgtctctgaaGAAGCAGCATCTAAAGACTTCACTAAATCTTGAAGTTTCTCCAGAGTAAAATCAGTCATTGGAGCCATGGACAAGTCAAATTTAGCTTCATCTGAAGAAGTTTCAACATTTGGGTTATTACTTTGCTGTGATGGATTTTCTACTGTAAGGTCATTAAGGCACAAAGGGGCTTGAGGTATTACAGAGATTTCAGAATTGGGAATGTTACAAGTTTGAGAGCCAAGCGTTGGGGTCTTTTCAGGTCTAGGCATCTCACAGCTGTAGGTGTCGGCTGCAGGCCCATTTCCAGACTTGATACTTTCTTGGATCTGTGGTAGTGGTACAGAGGCTATCTGAGTATGCTTTTCCCTGTTCGCTCCAGAAAGACTTGCTGCTTTTGTATCTGTTGCCACACACTCGCTATAGTTACCAACAGACCAGACAGCACCTATCTTAAATGGAAGGCTGTTATCAGCACTTTTGGGATAATCTTCCTCCTGCCCTTCCATCTGCTGGGGTTGCTGGACAATGGGTGGAACTAAAGCGGTTGCCCTTCCAACTTGTCGAACGGCTCTCTTCAGTGCTATGACCAGATCTAGGCAGTCAGCTGGGTTGGTACAGTACTCTATTTCTCCTGGACTCTTGTCACTCATCTGAAGATTGCCCTTTTCAGTCTGTAATCTTTCGAACTGTGCTCCTTCAACTGTTCTTTCAACACTTGTAGCTTGCTCAGTATCCAACGCCCCTAGTCTTTTGGGTGTTGTGCCTGCCATTTGTATTACTCCCTGACTTGTGCTTGGATTAACATTTTGGTTTGAAACAGGAGT is part of the Hoplias malabaricus isolate fHopMal1 chromosome 4, fHopMal1.hap1, whole genome shotgun sequence genome and encodes:
- the LOC136695136 gene encoding uncharacterized protein — encoded protein: MTSSYAQRSLPPSLQQASSMRHAGPTSQSGYYNVHQRNAAQSFGINSGHPFGSSFQSNSRSANLQTSHANWNNFYDTPQTLCSTEPGPTLQNAYDNVEQGTVIQWNNQQQHALNNGQSFSTSSQPSSGSTNSQTSSVTWNNLCDILQTVNSGEPRHTSQILYDNVEQRTLIQSNNIQHLALSNRHHSLHSTNLQSCQSPQVRSTGPQNQSLYRSPEVHVRVSFRPPWQNGAAQFQQMQPVQRVHVNQNQMDTFRNGASHEPAPWPSAASQVPTAPAQPPGYWNNQNMIRKSQAAPNVNLFPNSKSLNQCQTSSNRTHNISVAQNQSNSFPNGSPNTVSWKASVPQHKAQSQIYKTRKKRQATPYVNTAPISCHNGVPSFPAHQYNTEPQGQLSNGTVSVLTRSKDTSLSRSSPASQAPLSADSRSNNYTRVSLVDLLLQEADNIPLSTTSRSFRAQAAEDRSGPRQTIEGHTTTVADLSQTPVSNQNVNPSTSQGVIQMAGTTPKRLGALDTEQATSVERTVEGAQFERLQTEKGNLQMSDKSPGEIEYCTNPADCLDLVIALKRAVRQVGRATALVPPIVQQPQQMEGQEEDYPKSADNSLPFKIGAVWSVGNYSECVATDTKAASLSGANREKHTQIASVPLPQIQESIKSGNGPAADTYSCEMPRPEKTPTLGSQTCNIPNSEISVIPQAPLCLNDLTVENPSQQSNNPNVETSSDEAKFDLSMAPMTDFTLEKLQDLVKSLDAASSETEKKTPADARQSIIDLYWGGDVRNLMKFLRTFTIQTISSSVYEFGMKEDKDVVFRFLEPEVFRKLSPILRILESDVTSPAQFRPWWKIEGMPADIDKVLAEPLSNYDFTWGKFDPVNTASNLVEVSRNDAEGLVVSTQKESSVATSEDIALSSVDHEVQNSGTNAEDLDVSTQTDASMETPENIPVNSVNSLVQTIGTDAEDLVVSMQTDTSMETPDNIPVNSVDSLVQTIGTDAEDLVVSTQTDASMETPENIPVNSVDSLVQTIGTDAEDLVVSMQTDASMETPENIPVNSVDSLVQTIGTDAEDLVVSTQKELSVATSETVTLSPVDHRPDVVPETKMSGGQIKSIQKEEYKTKDHKDSGKYVVSPPLIPKSNPSDLLEQKVQTGNDQTPTEISASPLLLSDFDPLENDGNSCEKQNISDADCSSDSLQIDFIVLSPDGAKEIFNKCNKLKHSTKHPLNMPSLSQPDNLSTKAVTPPVRVKFTCPHVTDIISDDVHFCTKCWEQTPLLDVNLDDSQSTQNEDESPVTIPLKPLDERSSPQPGEQTQDPVQTSCPVTGRISDAVVFNPRVNDCEMTIAPVEPSVPRIRSVQEPTRAVSLESEKPGVELPKAPPQSQQVRPSLTKKIIHSNSSSKHPPCKKRKHSKTLGESKVDDDLFRLGMVKTGSHKQHSRVQSSASTVDGHRSRVKRKGKESGKEEKRPPIKTTIQVTKRFTQTGANCKEKTFSIKPHASKVIEKSAASQHHDLDPLKEAGQNKNKKLVKFLLYGSRDCKRDFFHRFQDCQKFPSVPVHITVSAADNSGKNYSSMPSAKEKVYNQWRNSFVPKTNSTSCKKFRKECEKELMKRIEMQKQKMKERALFKSQRKPKRCSISDSDSDS